The following are encoded in a window of Rubellicoccus peritrichatus genomic DNA:
- a CDS encoding 5-(carboxyamino)imidazole ribonucleotide synthase yields the protein MGSAKEQGREIIQPGATLGMLGGGQLGRMSILAGRRMGYRFHVYEPSAGCCAGMVADSETNAAYENAPALEAFGKGVVGATLEFENIPFDAVAVMQAEAPVYPKGEVLHICQNRQREKEFLQANEFACADFRVVSDGIDLEQAVKDLGTPCVLKTADFGYDGKGQMKIESSDHDFRALWRNLGFRKGVVEQWVDFEMECSVIIARNGRGECRPFPVAENVHRNHILHQSIVPARISEQTAEAAITLARNIAETIDCVGLLAVELFVKGDGEVIVNELAPRPHNSGHWTLDACETSQFEQHIRAVCGLPLGGSEVLRPAVMVNLLGDVWVDGVAPDWSHLMEDESIHLHLYDKGTPRPGRKMGHFTVVKPTLEEAITVAESAFEKLMPVASSSV from the coding sequence ATGGGAAGTGCAAAAGAGCAGGGGAGAGAAATTATTCAACCGGGAGCGACACTCGGGATGCTCGGAGGTGGTCAGCTGGGCCGTATGAGTATCCTTGCCGGTAGACGCATGGGATATCGCTTCCATGTCTACGAGCCGAGTGCTGGCTGCTGTGCAGGTATGGTGGCTGATAGCGAGACCAACGCCGCCTATGAAAATGCTCCAGCACTTGAGGCATTCGGCAAAGGCGTGGTGGGGGCCACCCTTGAGTTTGAAAATATTCCGTTCGATGCAGTTGCCGTGATGCAAGCAGAGGCTCCGGTTTATCCCAAGGGGGAAGTTCTGCATATCTGTCAAAACCGTCAGAGGGAAAAAGAGTTTTTACAGGCTAATGAATTTGCCTGTGCGGACTTTCGTGTTGTTTCAGATGGAATTGATCTGGAGCAAGCAGTTAAGGACTTAGGGACACCCTGTGTGTTGAAGACAGCGGATTTCGGTTACGATGGCAAAGGCCAGATGAAGATCGAAAGCAGTGACCATGACTTTCGTGCCCTCTGGAGAAACCTTGGTTTCCGAAAAGGTGTAGTTGAACAGTGGGTTGATTTCGAGATGGAATGCTCTGTCATCATAGCGCGAAATGGTCGTGGTGAGTGTCGGCCATTTCCAGTCGCCGAGAACGTCCATCGCAATCACATTTTACATCAATCTATTGTTCCTGCTCGTATTAGTGAGCAGACGGCTGAAGCCGCAATCACACTGGCCAGGAATATCGCTGAAACAATTGATTGTGTCGGCCTTTTGGCAGTTGAGTTATTTGTTAAGGGCGATGGGGAGGTTATTGTGAACGAGCTGGCGCCACGCCCACACAACAGTGGCCACTGGACTCTTGATGCATGCGAGACAAGTCAATTTGAACAGCACATCCGTGCGGTTTGCGGTTTGCCGCTTGGTGGCAGTGAAGTCTTGCGCCCTGCAGTGATGGTGAACCTTCTAGGTGATGTATGGGTTGATGGGGTTGCTCCTGATTGGTCGCATCTAATGGAGGACGAATCCATTCACTTGCATCTTTATGATAAAGGGACACCGCGCCCGGGCCGTAAGATGGGGCACTTCACCGTTGTGAAGCCAACATTGGAAGAAGCCATTACCGTGGCGGAAAGTGCTTTTGAAAAACTAATGCCCGTGGCTAGTTCTTCAGTGTAA
- the purE gene encoding 5-(carboxyamino)imidazole ribonucleotide mutase codes for MAKKSTAKAKPVVGIIMGSISDWETMQHTAEILTELGVPYEKSIVSAHRTPDVMVDYAKSAEKRGLSVIIAGAGGAAHLPGMTAAMTYLPVFGVPVQSRTLSGMDSLLSIVQMPAGIPVPTLAIGKAGAINAGLSAAAVVALSDVTVRRKLKAFRKAQTAKVEKMELPA; via the coding sequence ATGGCTAAGAAAAGCACTGCAAAGGCAAAACCAGTTGTCGGAATCATTATGGGCAGCATCTCTGATTGGGAGACGATGCAGCACACAGCTGAAATCCTGACTGAGTTGGGCGTGCCCTATGAAAAAAGTATTGTCAGTGCACACCGCACGCCTGATGTGATGGTCGACTACGCTAAATCAGCCGAGAAGCGCGGTTTGAGCGTGATCATTGCTGGTGCTGGTGGTGCGGCCCATCTTCCCGGAATGACAGCGGCGATGACTTATTTGCCAGTCTTCGGTGTTCCTGTTCAATCCCGCACGCTTAGCGGGATGGATTCTTTGCTTTCAATTGTTCAAATGCCGGCCGGGATTCCGGTTCCGACTTTGGCTATCGGTAAAGCTGGTGCCATTAATGCAGGGCTTTCCGCTGCTGCAGTTGTTGCTTTGAGTGATGTTACTGTTCGCCGGAAGTTAAAAGCTTTCCGAAAGGCACAGACAGCCAAGGTCGAAAAAATGGAGTTGCCCGCTTAG
- a CDS encoding alpha-L-fucosidase, with protein MSKEHLVLLSFLIGAGLPASAEKHTPSQSADGSAESYTNIATGENVTPRIEERDGKRFYHWPMWNKWKNGKLHVETERTKHPDAQWWPEAGLGLFLCWGLPSVFEPNGEGWSGRWSQAREDKGTFYPQTELWESVEGWNPTDYDPEKWMSAAARAGFKYSVLTMKHHGGFAIWDSDYALIGVRQTMDGRDLVEPWVQACRDNDIKVGLYYSGMDWYFERDYMNFSYDPSVLVNYKGEKVKSLPKRPPSFSKAYEEFNENQVKELIEKFDPDIWWGDGGHGASIHKIREWRPGIVVNNRGYDSGDHATAEGFGMSDPQYIRKPVLENGWWWEVNSIIQRGSWHYDKHLGETVYPTDEVLMRLAEARCMGGNLLANIGPRPDGKMQDQAYRLFDEMEEWMKTNKDSVFGINGGGPWPDDCNVPITCRDNIWFFHAKEKQATKENPIVFEGAGKPVAVTLMRTGDALPFEYSDGKLEMHLPEALKAGPVTDVIIVEFDNDFDYKPYLFTHW; from the coding sequence ATGAGCAAAGAGCATTTAGTATTATTGTCATTTCTTATTGGAGCTGGGCTTCCTGCATCAGCGGAAAAACATACTCCAAGTCAGTCTGCTGATGGCAGTGCAGAATCATATACAAACATCGCAACTGGCGAAAATGTAACACCGCGCATTGAGGAACGAGATGGCAAACGCTTCTACCACTGGCCTATGTGGAACAAGTGGAAAAATGGTAAGCTTCATGTTGAAACGGAACGGACCAAACATCCCGATGCACAATGGTGGCCTGAGGCTGGTCTCGGTCTTTTTCTTTGTTGGGGGCTGCCCAGTGTTTTTGAACCGAACGGTGAAGGGTGGAGTGGTCGTTGGTCGCAGGCGAGAGAAGACAAGGGAACATTCTATCCTCAAACAGAATTGTGGGAATCGGTTGAAGGCTGGAACCCGACTGACTACGATCCGGAAAAATGGATGTCCGCTGCTGCGCGAGCAGGGTTTAAGTACTCGGTTTTAACCATGAAGCATCATGGTGGTTTTGCGATCTGGGATTCGGACTATGCTCTGATTGGTGTTCGTCAAACCATGGATGGGCGTGATCTGGTTGAGCCCTGGGTTCAGGCGTGCCGCGATAATGACATCAAGGTTGGACTTTATTACTCAGGGATGGACTGGTATTTTGAGCGTGATTATATGAATTTCAGTTATGACCCTAGTGTGTTAGTTAACTATAAGGGGGAGAAAGTTAAATCCTTACCCAAACGCCCTCCAAGCTTCTCAAAAGCATACGAGGAATTTAACGAAAACCAGGTTAAAGAACTGATTGAAAAATTTGACCCTGACATCTGGTGGGGTGATGGCGGCCATGGAGCCAGTATTCATAAGATACGTGAATGGCGTCCGGGGATCGTGGTTAACAATCGTGGTTATGACAGTGGCGATCACGCCACTGCAGAAGGTTTTGGTATGTCCGATCCACAATACATTCGTAAGCCGGTTCTTGAGAACGGCTGGTGGTGGGAGGTCAACTCGATTATCCAACGAGGTTCCTGGCACTATGATAAGCATTTGGGGGAAACAGTTTATCCGACTGATGAAGTTCTCATGCGTTTGGCCGAGGCCCGCTGCATGGGCGGTAACTTACTTGCCAATATCGGACCTCGACCAGATGGCAAAATGCAGGACCAGGCCTATCGGCTTTTCGACGAAATGGAGGAATGGATGAAAACCAACAAGGATTCCGTTTTTGGTATCAATGGTGGTGGTCCCTGGCCCGATGATTGCAATGTCCCAATCACTTGCCGCGACAATATCTGGTTCTTTCATGCGAAAGAAAAACAAGCCACCAAGGAAAATCCAATCGTTTTCGAAGGGGCTGGAAAGCCGGTTGCTGTGACGTTAATGCGCACTGGCGATGCACTTCCATTTGAATACTCGGATGGTAAGCTGGAGATGCACCTGCCTGAAGCACTTAAGGCCGGGCCGGTGACGGATGTTATCATTGTCGAGTTCGACAACGATTTTGATTATAAGCCTTATTTGTTTACACACTGGTAA
- a CDS encoding LacI family DNA-binding transcriptional regulator, translating to MKNQTYEKTTATLVEVANKAGVSRQTASRILGGNADKHKAATVDKVHQVANELGYRPNLLAKSIVSGRTYSIGILIPSAISHDVFFAQVISGIQQKLAETDLIPIFLHSSERHPEHQQIHRLVDRRVDGILLIPHATNVSLDYFNEIVNRNIPVVCINEKLHNVKPVDFVGTDEFKGGQAAAEFLLQNGHTRLCSLRVDQSFNLGMRHDGFEKTATAAGASCQSVSLPGWSLEENMDLLCDFLQKPKRPTAFFAVTDLYAAMLYKAAEKLGLKIPQDFSVIGFADNTLAQYLSPSLTTLRQQGKDIGILATTALLKRINGSKARIQNLTLPAELIQRDSVAPVKKKRRKQPS from the coding sequence ATGAAGAACCAGACTTACGAAAAGACAACAGCCACCCTCGTTGAGGTTGCCAACAAAGCAGGTGTGTCCAGACAAACCGCGAGTCGCATTCTGGGAGGGAATGCAGATAAGCATAAAGCAGCGACCGTGGATAAAGTGCACCAAGTCGCAAACGAACTGGGATATCGTCCGAATCTGTTAGCCAAGAGCATTGTCTCAGGTCGGACTTACAGTATTGGTATTTTGATACCAAGTGCGATCAGTCATGATGTATTTTTTGCCCAAGTGATCTCTGGCATTCAACAAAAGCTAGCCGAAACCGATCTTATCCCAATCTTCCTTCACTCTTCTGAGAGGCATCCCGAACACCAGCAAATTCACCGTCTCGTAGACCGTCGTGTAGACGGCATTTTACTCATTCCGCACGCAACGAACGTCAGTCTGGATTACTTCAATGAGATAGTGAATCGCAACATACCCGTAGTCTGCATCAATGAAAAACTGCACAATGTCAAACCGGTCGACTTTGTAGGCACTGATGAATTCAAAGGCGGCCAAGCTGCAGCCGAATTCTTATTACAAAATGGGCATACCCGACTCTGCTCATTAAGGGTCGACCAATCATTCAACCTTGGCATGCGCCATGATGGTTTTGAGAAAACAGCGACTGCAGCAGGAGCCTCATGCCAGAGTGTATCGCTGCCCGGCTGGTCACTTGAGGAGAACATGGATCTACTTTGCGATTTCCTGCAAAAACCGAAACGACCAACTGCATTTTTTGCGGTCACTGATTTATATGCGGCTATGCTCTACAAGGCAGCAGAGAAATTAGGCTTAAAGATTCCGCAGGACTTTTCCGTTATTGGCTTTGCTGATAACACTCTGGCCCAATACCTTTCTCCGTCCTTGACCACATTACGCCAACAAGGAAAAGACATTGGAATCCTGGCCACCACTGCCCTCCTTAAGCGCATTAACGGCTCAAAAGCACGCATACAGAATTTAACACTGCCTGCAGAACTCATTCAACGCGATTCAGTAGCACCAGTAAAAAAGAAACGAAGGAAACAACCTTCCTGA
- a CDS encoding Do family serine endopeptidase, which translates to MHRKTYPFFVVAALAVASVLFTSDYAGKLCAAEEEDEFPPVELKRDTSDLNRKDSARIVSYADVLEPITPAVVSVYTAQVRETDPRREALEEMMRRYFGMPQQQTPDTPQNDEPEPTGMGSGFIVSKDGYILTNNHVVKGLNNTTPDEITVKLRDGREFDAKLVGGDSQTDVAVLKIDADDLPFLTIGDSSQLRVGDIVFAVGNPLGIGLTVTQGIISAMDRTDLGILQGGFESFIQTDAAINRGNSGGPLVDAEGRVIGINSAIISDSYFGGNIGIGFAIPVDLAANVMESLVEGGEVRRGFIGIRPEPLTRELAEAFGLNNTKGAVVARVTPDLPADKAGLRHGDVVLTVNGDQVDSVNDLIYLISKLEPGTIAKLGISRGGKDETIDVKLGDRSQLIAGAVDDAYSTPQQDLFEGVKLKPVSDKVRNDFDIPEDVSGLLIEEVTQSSPYGRTLAPGVVIIEINGKPVATIDEAKAALKEDGKVNSVYVYFEGNFTYTTITVKKE; encoded by the coding sequence ATGCATCGAAAAACATATCCATTCTTTGTTGTGGCGGCACTCGCAGTCGCCTCTGTTCTCTTCACCTCAGATTATGCTGGCAAGTTATGCGCAGCTGAAGAGGAGGACGAATTCCCACCAGTCGAGCTGAAGCGTGACACTTCCGATCTCAACCGAAAGGATAGTGCCCGCATCGTCAGCTACGCAGATGTCCTCGAGCCCATAACGCCAGCTGTGGTCAGTGTCTATACAGCTCAAGTTCGCGAAACAGACCCGAGACGTGAGGCTCTGGAGGAAATGATGCGGCGTTACTTCGGAATGCCCCAACAACAAACTCCGGATACTCCTCAAAATGACGAGCCGGAGCCAACCGGCATGGGATCGGGATTCATTGTAAGCAAGGACGGGTATATTTTGACTAACAACCACGTTGTCAAAGGCCTTAACAATACCACTCCGGACGAGATCACGGTTAAACTGCGTGACGGACGTGAGTTTGACGCCAAGCTGGTTGGTGGGGATTCTCAAACCGATGTCGCTGTCCTCAAAATTGACGCCGATGATCTTCCATTTCTGACCATTGGTGACAGCAGCCAGTTGCGCGTTGGTGACATTGTTTTTGCCGTGGGCAATCCACTAGGCATCGGTCTAACCGTGACTCAGGGGATTATTTCCGCCATGGACCGCACGGATCTGGGCATTCTGCAAGGCGGCTTTGAAAGCTTTATCCAAACCGATGCCGCCATCAACCGGGGCAACTCCGGAGGCCCGCTCGTCGATGCGGAAGGTCGTGTTATCGGGATTAATTCGGCGATTATTTCGGATTCTTACTTTGGAGGAAACATCGGCATCGGTTTTGCCATTCCGGTCGATCTGGCAGCCAACGTCATGGAGAGCCTGGTGGAAGGTGGTGAAGTCCGTCGTGGCTTTATCGGCATCCGCCCGGAACCGTTGACTCGCGAGCTGGCTGAAGCTTTTGGCCTCAACAACACCAAGGGAGCCGTTGTTGCCCGGGTGACTCCCGATCTTCCAGCCGACAAAGCAGGGCTTCGTCATGGCGATGTGGTTTTGACCGTGAACGGCGACCAGGTCGACTCGGTCAATGACCTCATTTATCTGATCTCCAAGCTCGAACCTGGTACCATTGCCAAGCTCGGCATTTCCCGTGGCGGCAAGGATGAAACCATCGATGTGAAACTCGGTGATCGTTCTCAGTTGATCGCAGGCGCTGTCGATGATGCCTACAGCACACCACAGCAGGATCTTTTTGAAGGGGTAAAGCTCAAGCCAGTCAGCGATAAGGTTCGAAATGACTTTGATATCCCGGAGGATGTATCCGGCCTGTTGATCGAGGAAGTGACCCAAAGTTCGCCTTATGGCCGGACCTTGGCCCCTGGAGTCGTTATTATTGAGATTAACGGCAAACCTGTCGCCACAATTGATGAAGCCAAAGCAGCCCTCAAAGAAGACGGCAAAGTGAATTCCGTATACGTCTACTTTGAAGGTAACTTCACCTACACAACGATTACAGTGAAGAAAGAGTAG
- a CDS encoding AraC family transcriptional regulator, with the protein MLENLKISDTYDGFLYLSQSELNPRAIGSHRHVELELNLVVRGELTYVVGGKRYVFSKGTLLWFFPAQEHQLVHRTPDANNYVGVFKPEMIAETCRGDDYGDLKREDINCEGILNRQLRPESFDLLKGIMDTLMVGSLDSALLNREAGFGSQSSFRFEHNDPDALNAGLRYLLILCWRLSQEKSERDSSTQLHPAVYRALQLLGEGELAGLDDIASRCGVSAAYLSRLFREQVGVPLNHYRNSIRLSRFMSYYRQPEQKTLLESVFAAGFGSYAQFYKVFLETYGYGPREYFKR; encoded by the coding sequence ATGCTTGAGAATCTAAAGATCAGTGACACCTACGATGGGTTTCTCTATCTGTCCCAGTCCGAGCTAAATCCGCGTGCGATTGGCAGTCATCGTCACGTTGAGCTTGAGTTGAATTTAGTTGTCCGGGGGGAGCTCACCTATGTCGTTGGTGGGAAGCGATATGTATTCTCAAAAGGGACGCTTCTGTGGTTTTTTCCGGCTCAGGAGCATCAGCTGGTTCATCGTACTCCTGATGCCAATAACTATGTCGGCGTGTTTAAGCCAGAGATGATCGCTGAGACATGCCGTGGTGATGATTATGGCGATCTCAAGCGGGAAGATATTAACTGCGAAGGTATCCTTAACCGGCAATTACGTCCCGAGTCTTTTGATTTGCTGAAGGGCATTATGGATACACTTATGGTGGGATCGCTTGATTCCGCCCTTCTGAATCGCGAGGCTGGATTTGGATCACAGTCAAGTTTCCGATTCGAGCACAACGATCCCGATGCCCTTAATGCCGGATTGCGCTATCTGTTGATTCTTTGCTGGAGATTGTCCCAGGAAAAATCCGAGCGGGATAGTTCGACTCAATTGCATCCTGCAGTTTATCGGGCGCTCCAATTACTGGGTGAAGGTGAACTGGCCGGCCTGGATGATATTGCATCCCGTTGTGGTGTCAGCGCTGCATATTTAAGCCGTTTATTCAGGGAGCAAGTCGGGGTGCCACTCAATCACTACCGCAATTCAATTCGCTTGAGCCGTTTTATGTCTTATTATCGACAGCCCGAGCAAAAGACCTTGCTGGAGTCTGTCTTTGCCGCCGGGTTTGGCAGTTATGCTCAGTTCTATAAAGTATTTCTCGAAACCTACGGCTACGGACCTCGCGAATATTTTAAGCGGTAG
- the nqrF gene encoding NADH:ubiquinone reductase (Na(+)-transporting) subunit F, with the protein MATTLEKPEIDLSDYSLVGKNAELAIEKGLAEADWYTSPVSKSEMRKLLERKDGPAIRDTLIWFGLLIGFGLWGFAAWGSWWAIIPFMLYAVIYGSSSDSRWHESSHGTAFKTDWMNNALYEISSFMVMRESVPWRWSHTRHHSDTIIVGRDPEIAVPRPPDVKGIAMSFFNLGVYPKYFKGILLHSLGELQPEEKTYIPESEYGKVIFRARIYVLIYATIIGSALYFNTFLPLLYIGLPNIYGSWLMVIYGLTQHAGLAENVLDHRLNCRTVYMNFINRYLYWNMNYHVEHHMFPLVPYHNLPHLHELVKDDMPTPYSGIVEAYQEIIPTIFKQVKDPAYYVRRKIPTPTTPKAHHTSEAFTAEGRPVVDGWVEVCDAGIIEKEDVIRFDHDSRTFAIYRTLNDEYHATDGVCTHGNTHLADGLVKGKLIECPKHNGRFDITDGSPQRAPVCVALKTYKVKVENGKIYFNLDSAGGCGAKLKQTTYKFKVVSNDNVATYIKELVLEPTEDSPKLDYQAGDYIQLNIPAYGELKFSDMDVQEPYRKIWEAHHVFDLTATNKAPVHRNYSLATNPQIDKTLRFNVRIAIPPRGQDCSAGVGSSYVFNLKPGDTVSAIGPFGTFHIKDTDKEMVYLGGGAGMAPLRAHLSQLFDTLKTGRKVSYWYGARSLQEMFYQDYFEALEKRFENFSFHLALSEPEPEDNWDGPTGFIHEVLRDQYLANHEKPGEVEFYLCGPPAMIDAGKNMLASTAVSPNQISYDEFS; encoded by the coding sequence ATGGCAACGACCTTAGAAAAACCAGAAATTGATCTCAGCGACTATAGTCTCGTTGGTAAAAATGCCGAACTCGCCATTGAGAAAGGCCTTGCCGAAGCGGACTGGTACACAAGTCCTGTTTCCAAATCCGAAATGCGCAAACTCCTTGAGCGCAAAGACGGTCCAGCCATCCGTGACACATTAATTTGGTTCGGGCTACTCATCGGCTTTGGTCTCTGGGGTTTTGCTGCATGGGGAAGCTGGTGGGCTATCATCCCCTTCATGCTTTATGCCGTGATTTACGGATCGTCTTCCGATTCCCGCTGGCACGAGTCCAGCCATGGCACTGCTTTCAAAACCGACTGGATGAATAACGCACTGTATGAGATCTCATCTTTTATGGTTATGCGCGAATCCGTCCCGTGGAGATGGAGCCATACACGTCATCACAGTGACACAATCATCGTCGGACGCGACCCGGAAATCGCCGTCCCCAGACCTCCCGATGTCAAGGGCATAGCGATGAGCTTTTTCAATCTGGGAGTTTACCCCAAATACTTTAAAGGCATCCTCCTGCACAGCCTTGGAGAACTCCAACCCGAAGAGAAAACCTACATACCTGAAAGCGAATATGGAAAGGTCATTTTCAGAGCCCGTATCTACGTGTTAATCTATGCAACCATCATTGGCTCGGCCCTTTACTTTAATACATTCCTTCCCCTCCTCTATATCGGGCTTCCCAATATCTATGGCTCATGGCTGATGGTTATTTACGGCCTTACGCAACATGCAGGCCTGGCGGAAAACGTCCTGGACCATCGCCTCAACTGCAGGACGGTCTACATGAATTTCATCAACCGATATCTTTACTGGAATATGAACTACCATGTGGAGCACCACATGTTTCCCCTGGTCCCCTATCACAATCTCCCACACTTGCATGAGCTCGTTAAAGACGACATGCCCACCCCCTACAGTGGAATTGTTGAAGCCTATCAGGAGATCATCCCCACAATTTTCAAACAGGTCAAAGATCCGGCTTATTATGTCAGGCGCAAGATCCCAACTCCGACGACTCCTAAAGCGCATCATACATCCGAAGCGTTTACCGCCGAAGGCCGCCCTGTAGTCGATGGCTGGGTGGAAGTCTGCGATGCCGGCATCATTGAGAAAGAAGATGTCATTCGCTTTGACCATGACAGCCGAACCTTTGCCATCTATCGTACACTCAATGATGAGTATCATGCCACTGATGGCGTTTGCACCCATGGTAACACGCACCTCGCGGATGGACTGGTCAAAGGCAAACTGATCGAATGCCCCAAGCACAATGGTCGCTTCGACATCACCGACGGTTCACCGCAACGCGCACCTGTCTGCGTCGCCTTGAAAACCTACAAGGTTAAAGTAGAGAATGGGAAGATCTACTTCAATCTAGACTCTGCCGGCGGCTGCGGTGCGAAGCTGAAACAGACGACTTATAAATTCAAAGTCGTCAGCAATGACAACGTCGCCACTTACATCAAAGAACTCGTTCTGGAACCAACTGAAGATTCTCCCAAGCTTGATTACCAGGCCGGAGATTATATCCAGCTGAACATCCCGGCCTACGGTGAGTTAAAATTCAGCGACATGGATGTTCAGGAGCCATATCGCAAAATCTGGGAAGCACATCATGTCTTCGATCTAACCGCGACAAACAAGGCGCCCGTCCACCGCAACTATTCACTCGCGACCAACCCGCAGATTGACAAAACCCTTCGCTTCAACGTTCGTATCGCGATTCCGCCACGTGGCCAGGATTGCAGCGCAGGCGTCGGTTCGTCCTATGTTTTCAATCTGAAGCCCGGTGATACTGTCAGTGCGATTGGCCCGTTCGGGACCTTCCACATCAAAGACACAGACAAAGAAATGGTTTATCTCGGAGGCGGTGCTGGAATGGCCCCGCTACGCGCACACCTCTCTCAACTTTTTGACACCTTGAAGACCGGGCGCAAAGTGAGCTACTGGTATGGCGCACGCTCACTCCAGGAAATGTTCTATCAGGATTATTTTGAAGCATTGGAAAAGCGTTTTGAGAATTTCAGTTTCCATCTTGCCCTTTCAGAACCGGAACCGGAAGACAACTGGGATGGCCCGACCGGGTTCATTCATGAGGTGCTCCGCGATCAGTATCTTGCCAACCATGAGAAGCCGGGAGAGGTGGAATTTTATCTCTGCGGTCCACCTGCAATGATCGACGCAGGCAAAAACATGCTTGCTTCTACTGCTGTATCCCCCAACCAGATCTCCTACGACGAGTTTTCTTAA
- a CDS encoding NAD(P)-dependent oxidoreductase yields the protein MKDKKIGFVGLGRMGGNMARCLKDKGYNVASVFDIQKSVADELAAEIGSTAYSALAEVTANSDIILTVVTNDKAMDAIFFGEDNLFTEAKGRVFINCATLSPDVHRKLEAAAEEVGAECMEACMASSIPQARNGELFLMIGGSEALFNANKPLLDDLSKALHYVGPAGKAAEVKALVNMVMNINTAALAEGLGIGDALGLDLKMLCDIFSQTGANSRVLETDSEDMLNRDHECYFSADHAAKDSGIAIALAESKGIKTPLAKATYDQYNKMIKLGLGELDKSGIAELTFPGRTLG from the coding sequence ATGAAGGATAAAAAAATCGGATTTGTCGGCCTTGGCCGTATGGGCGGAAACATGGCACGTTGCCTCAAGGACAAGGGCTATAACGTCGCCAGCGTTTTTGACATTCAGAAAAGCGTTGCTGATGAACTCGCCGCAGAAATCGGCTCCACAGCCTACTCGGCCCTGGCGGAAGTAACCGCAAACTCAGACATCATCCTGACTGTCGTGACCAACGACAAGGCGATGGATGCTATTTTCTTTGGAGAGGACAACCTCTTCACTGAGGCCAAAGGGCGTGTATTCATCAATTGCGCAACCCTGAGCCCAGATGTCCACCGCAAACTGGAAGCAGCAGCCGAAGAAGTCGGCGCGGAATGCATGGAAGCCTGTATGGCATCCAGTATCCCACAAGCACGCAATGGTGAGCTATTCCTCATGATTGGAGGAAGCGAGGCATTGTTCAATGCGAACAAACCGCTACTCGATGACCTTAGCAAGGCTCTCCATTATGTCGGGCCAGCAGGTAAGGCTGCTGAGGTGAAAGCCCTGGTGAATATGGTTATGAACATCAATACCGCTGCACTCGCCGAAGGCCTGGGTATTGGAGACGCACTGGGTCTCGATCTTAAAATGCTTTGCGATATCTTCAGCCAAACCGGTGCGAACTCACGTGTTCTGGAAACAGATTCCGAAGACATGCTCAACCGCGACCACGAATGTTATTTCTCAGCTGATCATGCAGCTAAGGATTCTGGTATCGCAATTGCCCTGGCCGAAAGCAAAGGCATCAAAACACCTTTGGCCAAAGCCACTTATGATCAATATAACAAGATGATCAAACTGGGATTGGGCGAACTGGACAAGTCCGGCATTGCCGAGCTCACCTTCCCTGGCCGCACACTCGGTTGA
- a CDS encoding alpha/beta hydrolase family protein: MNKIIINSASEKIDYSFEAGAPAQKKDWLVVLGHGVTGNKDRPVVADTAHALNAAGFDTLRFSFAGNGDSDGDFRDATISKEVGDLAAILDVVSKSYAKICYVGHSMGCAVGVIQAAKDDRINALISLAGMIDTKAFAQTEFGSETPDAGLMWEEEDCPLSSAYMQDLCETIQSVAPQVESVKVPWLLLHGTADDVVLPKDTELVKSLKGDGVSTIFVNGADHSFNEPAHKKQATEAVVTWLSEQS; encoded by the coding sequence ATGAATAAGATCATAATCAACAGTGCATCCGAGAAGATCGACTACTCCTTCGAAGCTGGAGCTCCTGCTCAGAAAAAGGATTGGTTGGTCGTGCTCGGGCACGGTGTCACTGGTAATAAAGATCGACCAGTCGTGGCCGACACAGCTCACGCGCTCAACGCAGCGGGCTTTGATACACTGCGCTTCTCCTTTGCAGGAAATGGCGATTCCGACGGAGATTTCCGTGATGCCACAATTTCCAAAGAAGTCGGCGACCTTGCTGCCATCCTGGACGTAGTCAGCAAAAGTTATGCTAAGATCTGTTACGTCGGGCATAGCATGGGTTGCGCCGTTGGCGTTATCCAGGCAGCCAAAGACGACCGGATCAACGCACTGATTTCGCTCGCCGGGATGATTGATACCAAGGCTTTTGCGCAAACGGAATTCGGTTCAGAAACACCGGATGCAGGTTTAATGTGGGAAGAGGAAGACTGCCCGCTTTCCTCAGCCTACATGCAGGATCTTTGCGAAACGATCCAATCCGTTGCACCGCAAGTTGAATCCGTCAAAGTCCCCTGGTTACTCCTACATGGCACTGCCGATGATGTGGTTTTACCGAAGGATACTGAGCTTGTTAAAAGCCTGAAAGGAGATGGCGTTTCGACCATCTTTGTGAATGGAGCAGATCACAGTTTTAACGAACCCGCTCATAAAAAACAGGCTACAGAGGCTGTGGTAACCTGGTTAAGCGAGCAGTCTTAA